DNA sequence from the Syntrophorhabdaceae bacterium genome:
CCTGTAAGTAGATTGCATGAAAAGTGAGAAGAAATTGTATTCAAATGACAGAAATAATTCACCGATGCTTTTTATGCCCTTGTCCCTTATCGGTTGTTTCAGTAGAGCATCTTCGCAATGGCGTTTTTCTGTATGTTGCCGGTTCCCTCGTATATCGATGTGATTCTTACATCCCTGAGAGCCCCCTCAAGCCCCTGGTCGCGCATATAGCCGTAGCCGCCGAGGATATCTATACACCTGTTCAATATCTTTATCGCGCTCTCCGGTATCGCCAATTTTACCATCGATGAGTATTTTTTCGATTCCGGGTCTTTCCTGTCGTAGAGCCAGGCTGCCTTGTAAAGAAGATTCCGGCATTTTTCGGTTTCTACGTACATATCCACGAGGTCGTGCTCGATTGACTGGAATTTTATTATGGGCCTGCCGAACTGTTTTCTTTTCTTTGCGTAATCTGCTGCCTTTTCATAGCCGTAGAGCATACTGCCGAATGCCTGTGCCGCTATCACCATCCTGCCGAGCTCAAATCCATCAAGCACGATCCTTTTGCCTTTGCCGCGTTGGCCGATTACATAGTCTTTTGGTATGTAAAAATCACTGAAAACAAGCTCTCCCGATGTCGTCGTGTTGATGCCCATCTTCCTGCCAAGGTCGTTTATCTCAAAGCACCTGGAACCGTTCTTGTCGATCAGTTCTTTGTCAAAAAGCATCGCGGTCAGACCGTTTTCATCCTTTGCAAGCAGTGTGTAGAAATCTGCATACCCTGCATTTGTCGTGAATACTTTCGAACCGTTCACTATAAAATGATCTTCTTTATCCTCCATTCCCGTCTTCAGGCTTCCGACATCACTGCCGCTGTCCGGCTCTGTAACGCTTATTGCAGAAATGTATCTTCCTTCTATCATCGGGCGGATATATTTCTCTCTCTGTTCCCTGGTTCCGTAAATATCAACAACAAAGCCTGGTATGTATCCAAGGCTCAGGGCCATCCCCATACCGGGCAGTCTTCTGCACATCTCCGTGACGGCAACCACATGGCCCAGCGCTCCGTACCCTGAACC
Encoded proteins:
- a CDS encoding acyl-CoA/acyl-ACP dehydrogenase, whose product is WILISFTIGFIMDLYISNDLKDVEKAVNEFCEKEFDQEYLQRLEDEHRYPRELYEKIGELGFIGVGFSEDIGGSGYGALGHVVAVTEMCRRLPGMGMALSLGYIPGFVVDIYGTREQREKYIRPMIEGRYISAISVTEPDSGSDVGSLKTGMEDKEDHFIVNGSKVFTTNAGYADFYTLLAKDENGLTAMLFDKELIDKNGSRCFEINDLGRKMGINTTTSGELVFSDFYIPKDYVIGQRGKGKRIVLDGFELGRMVIAAQAFGSMLYGYEKAADYAKKRKQFGRPIIKFQSIEHDLVDMYVETEKCRNLLYKAAWLYDRKDPESKKYSSMVKLAIPESAIKILNRCIDILGGYGYMRDQGLEGALRDVRITSIYEGTGNIQKNAIAKMLY